The Brienomyrus brachyistius isolate T26 chromosome 7, BBRACH_0.4, whole genome shotgun sequence DNA segment ATTCTAGAGATTCCTACGCATTCAGTTGTCTTTATTTGtaaaattaactttaatttcaaatggaatATCGCTTAATACTGTGCCAATGgtttaaaaagaaataaactggtctgtttttaatgtcatgaaaaaaaaatcagtttatatttgctttttttttacattttttgtgCAACGTCTTATCATTATTAAGTCTCTTTCAAATTTTCTTTCGTTCCAGTTTACTATTTATTGCGTTATCATTATACGACGGCAGTGAATCCTGAGTTTCCATGCTAACGGCTTGGGAAGTTCATCCCTGACAGACCGTACGTAGGTTGCTATAGTAATGGGTTGTAATGTCCAAGCAAATAGTGAAACCTTTGTTTATTCGCACGGCCAAAGGCTAAGGAAACAGTCTTCCAAAACCAGTCAAATTGTCTTGCATCATTTGCGTGGGGACGTGAATATACACATATAAATGCGGAGGACTTAAGTCATCGAGATGAGACTAGAAACTGGAATTACAGACAACATGGGACAGAATATCGGGGTCATTTTTCATTTCTGCCTTAATAAAGTTATTCTGCACAGCGTGAATCGATCGCCTTAGATATTAAATTTGTTTTAACACGATTTGTTCCGTTTGGTATATTAGGTCATGGCATTATCTAATTTTGAAGTAGCTAAATTAACATGGGCCGGCACGCAAACTTGCACCTCACTGAGTCTGATCAACCGTGATAATCGTCCACTTAGAGGCACTTGGCACACATCCGGGTTACCTCAGTGTTTGGGTTTACATGAATAATGAGCGAACCTGGGATTTTCCATCAGTAACTGATTCCCTTCCACGAGTTTCTTAAACCTTGATTTAAATTATTAAGATTGTGAAACAAATGCAATGACTTATACGCCAATACGTAAAGCCTATTAAGTGTGTGAATTAGTGTGAATGCACATTTTATGAATGTCTAAATCCATGTGACCACACATATTACTCGGGAAAAATATGTATTATACTTAATAAATAATTGAAGATTTTTGCAGGTACAAAGCAATCTGAGACCATGTAGCCATTAGTGTAGTATTTGAAACGCTTAGTCTGCAACTTTATATCAAATTCTGTTGAGTGACCTTGTCGCTGAACATTTTTTTCCTGATAAAAGTATTGggtaataatgaaataaaataaaataagaaatgaaagtaaataaaatagaACAAAGGTGCATGTCAAGCAACGTGGAAAAAATAGAACGATCAGGAGACAAAAATGATTATATAAAACGTTCTTCGCGTGCGCTGCGCTGGGAAGAAGCGGAATAGCAGGAAATTAATTACCACAGTCTAACATATTGTCATATGTGTGGTTCATGCTGAATGACACCTTCAGCCCAGGCCTAGAAAAATAAACAACGAAAtagtaattattataattaataatCATCTATATGTTGAATATTGTAGGTGTATATATTAACAGCGAAATGCGCAGTCTCACAAGCAGAGTTGCATAAGTATTTTAACTCACTGACCTTATCATGGTGAAGGGTTTGCCTGCCTCTGTAATCCGTGCATCTCTGCTGTCTGAGGCAGTTCCCTCTGGTAAGGTCTCCCAGGGCAAAGTGCAATTCACCCCTATGGCATATAATAAAAAGGGCTATGTGAAAGGGAGCCCGCTGACTGGGTCTCTACCCATGGGGTCCGGCAGGTCAGACCCAAAATATTATGTGGttcccatggggggggggggggaagccatGGGGTTCAAGTGCCTATAGATGGGGTGGTATTTGAGGGAGGGGACCATGGTGGAGCGATCATCAGCTACTACATCTGTTCAACGTACTgcctgggctctggaaccacaGTCCTGGAGAAGCTGGACTCCATTCTACTCTGGTATCGAACTTGATGAGAGGCGCCGTGTGAGTCTACTCACAGGCGACCAGTTTGGTGCCAGTATGTTGGAGTTCACCCCAGTGAAGGAGTGGGTCGCCTCCCTGCAACTTCAGGGGACAGGCACTGGTTGTTGCATCTATTCTGTGGTTCTccttagaaaataaaataatccatatttcatgaggtggccatatatatatatatatatatatatatatatatatatatatatatatatatatatatatatatatatatatatatatataatacaagTTTTCATATTTAACTTCACCTCAGGTTCAGGTTCATCACCGCAGGTTTTACAGGACAGGACATTGACCAGATCAAACAGAGTAATCGCTTTTGACCAAGGTCAGAGACTGAAGCCACCGTTGTGGAATTTATTGAAATATATGATTTGAAACTGCTAAATACGAACACTGTTTTAACGGGAAAACACAGAACTGTCTGCCGGACAGGAAATATTAAGTAAATCGCCTTTTCTCTTCCCGCTTTGATGTtattcatcattgaagtaaatCCATAACTCACATTCACTCTACTAAAGAGCTTTATTATGTCAATTTACTGGCTAGACCTAATCAGATATATTTTGCAACATACTTTTTAAAATATCCTGTCTGTCAAACGTTTTTGCAACCTTTTAAATTTCTATGCATTAAGGACACCTCCTTAAGAATAACTAGCATCAGCATATTTGCAATTATCGATCGCGTACTTTTTGTATTACACACATGTATAAGCAATTGTTTTTGTATAACACAACATTTATTACGTTTCATATAATGCACTTTCTTTTAGCAGATTGGTAACCAATACATTTTAAAGGAATTTTTCAAATGCAAGCATATTTCTGCGTTCAGTGACCCATTTGGGTCATTTTTTAACATTAGAAACATTTTCGTAACAGTGCACCAAAAATAGAACCGGGTTTGGGGTTAGGGTCAGGAATGAACGATAAGATAGATGAACTTTCTAAAAATAACTGCTCAGCACTCTCCCTTGGCAGCATGTCCTGACTCTGTGGCAATCTGACCCAAGATCAGAGACTTACCCAGTATGATAAGGCAGAGCCTTGACCGCAGGGCTATGGTGTGTAAATCTTGGGTATGGTGTGGTGAGTGGGCGTGGCTAAACGAGTGTGATGTAGGTGTGCCTTAGTGTGCCTGAATATTACTGGAAGCCTGGCCCCTCCTCCCATCGTCCAAGCAGAATAAAATGTTGTGATCTTGCAGCCCCACGGTACCATCGGCCCACAAGCAGCTCTACTTACTCTCCGGCACATTCTTCACCACGACCATGCCTTGTGCCCGTTCCTGCCGCCCTCAGCGGATGAGGCTGGCCCGCCGACGCAGCTCCTTGGTGGAGAGAGTCCTTATGGTAAGGCGGAGTCCGTCGTTACAGTTCACTGTCAGTCGGTCACAGGAAAACGTGCCGCTGACACAACATTGTGGGCGAGACCGATTGGAGCTAAATAGCTAAGTCAACCTGATGGAATGTTTACTGCAAGAATGTTAGTGCTGATATATCTCTGaatttgctatttttttttggAATAAGTTGGCTAATAAATGTTTGTTCATCCTTTCACCCATCTTCCATACCCACGTAATGATATAAAGATAACATAAAGTGATTCAAAGTGTACTTAtagcagaaaataaaaaaaaaaaactgtgaggAAAGAACATGTAAGGAAAGCCCCTTAACCGGTGGCTGCCCCAGGTGGATCAGATACTGTCCGAGTTCAACCTGGAGAAGGTCGATCTGGAGGAGGTCATGTGCCGACTGCAGCGAGAGATGGAGCGGGGGCTGCGCTTGGAGACCCACCAGGAGGCCAGCGTCAAAATGCTTCCCACCTATGTGCGCTCCACCCCCGAGGGCTCGGGTACGTACCAGCCCCCCGCTGACTAGTCACAGGAGGTACCGGAGTACTGAACCTGCATTATTAATGTCATTGACGGTGTGGGGCTCCTCACAGAGGTGGGAGATTTCCTTGCCCTggaccttgggggaacaaactTTCGAGTGATGCTGGTGAAGGTTGGTGAGGATGAGGAGACCGGCTGGAAGCTGGAGACCAAGCAACAGATGTACTCGATCCCAGAGGATGCCATGACTGGCACAGCAGAAATGGTGTGGGCCGGGCCAGAGCGCGTTAGTCTGAAAGGTGCCGTTACTCCTCAGTGCCGGTTGTTGACCTTCTGTCTCTCGTGCTCCCTCCCTTCCTGTGAAGCTCTTCGACTACATTGCTGAACGCATCTCTGACTTCTTGGCTAAGCACCAGCTGAAGCACAAGAAGCTACCCCTCGGCTTCACCTTCTCCTTCCCTGTGCGGCATGAAGACATCGACAAGGTGAGAGGTGCAGTGGCGGCTTGCCGTGCCGACACTCTGAGGAACGTGAGCCGTGACACCCATCCCCTGCTCCCTTCTCCCACCCTTCATCCAGGGAATCTTGCTGAACTGGACGAAGGGTTTCAAAGCCTCGGGAGCAGAGGGTAACAACGTAGTGGGACTTCTCCGAGATGCCATCAAAAGGAGAGGCGTGAGTCAGCTAATCCTGGTCAGCTGATGTATGTAGTTAAACTTAAACTAGCAAAGTCAACTGGAATgtttaaaatccatccatcctgcaCCAACAGCTTATCTTTTTAGATATACTGAGTGACTGAATTCTGTTTTTCTCAGGACTTTGAGATGGACGTGGTCGCCATGGTGAATGACACCGTAGCAACCATGATCTCTTGTTACTATGAGAACCGCAACTGTGAAGTTGGCATGATTGTAGGTAAGTGGCTAATCTCGGAGCATGCCCTGGGGCATCATTGGAAATTGCTTCACCCAACATCTTGTTAAGTTGCCGATTGGCTGGGTTCCTCCTAGGCACCGGGTGCAATGCATGTTACATGGAAGAGATGAACATGGTGGAGCTGGTGGAGGGTGACGAGGGGCGCATGTGTGTGAACACCGAGTGGGGAGCGTTTGGGGACAATGGCGAGCTGGAGGAGTTTCGCCTGGAATACGACCGCAAAGCAGACGAAATGTCCCTCAACCCTGGCCAGCAGCTGTAAGTCACTCCCATTGCATTCCTGGGCAACTTTTTCTCCACTTCCTTATTTTACGTCTTCTGATATATCCATGTACATATCTACTGGTTTTTCCCAACACACAAACCCACATATATCTTCATTCTTTTCATCCAAAACACATGGACACATCACACAGAGGACTGAGACCATTGGACTTGCGTTCTGCAAGTTCAGTGCACATTAATCCATGTTAAAACGCATGATCTCCAGCTCAACTTCACGCAAACAGGCTTCAGGGTGCAATTAGGGGACAGGAAGCCATGTGTTTTGTGTTCCTAAGAAGACCAAACCTTTGTCCAGAGGTGTCCATCAGGCTAACTCACCTCAGCTGATCCTACCCTCTGTTGGCTCTCGCATTGTTTCCTGGCAGCCAGGTTGTTTTTTATGACGTCCTGTCAGTAGGCTGCCATAAAGCCCCCATCAATCTGCCTCGCAGACCGCAGACCTACGGGCTGCGACGCTAATGGATGTTTGCTAAGCACCATAATAGCAGCCAGGGTGGCATATGGCGAAGGCGGTGTGTTTGACGCATCGCTTCTCTCCTTGTGACGCAACTCCTCACCCGCAGCTTCGAGAAGATCATCAGCGGGAAGTACATGGGCGAACTGGTGCGGCTGGTGCTGCTGAAGCTGGTCAACGAGGACCTGCTCTTTCACGGCGAGGCCTCTGAGCAGCTGAGGACCAAGGGCAGCTTCGAGACCCGTTTCGTGTCACAGATCGAGAGGTAAGCCGAGACCGGGTCACCCTGCAGACCCCCAAGACTGAAGCGGAGCAGGGTCCTCACGGCCAAACCTTCGTTCACTGCAGCTCTTCCATTTCCATTTTGACTCTTCTTGATATCATCAAgagataattttttttctgggcTGTTAATTAATATCAGAAGTAGAATTCATACACTTAAAAAATGTTTGTGTTTTATGATCTCTGTACATTTCTGGCATGTCCTGCTTTAACAATGCAGTTGTTTTGATGCCCTTTTCCATATTCCTGTTTGTCTCACTCTGTTTTTGTTATTTGGTTTTATTGTTGAAGgtctagaccagtgtttctcaacccagttccCGGGGACCCCaatacaatccacatttttgctccctcacagttCCCAGCCAGTCAAGAACACCAAATATCTAACACTGGTGTCTTGGGAGGTGGGAGGGTGCAAAATGATGGACTCTTTGGGGGTCTCCAGGGACAGAGTGGAGAAACACTGATATAGATAATGGAGTTGTTTTAAACATATTActtatgaaaatgaaaagaaagcAAAACAATCGTCATTAATTTGGTCTATttgtgtattttcccttttaacaaGAAGCCTTAACTGAAAATAGTTATATGAACTATTCCACATTAAACTATCATTTATTATAGATGTACTATTACCAGGTACCATGCATCCCATAATTACAATATAGGGCTTCATTATAAGAAGTGTTTGCTCTCCTGACAGTGACTGTGGTGACAGGAAGCAGATATACAACGTCCTGACGACGCTGGGTCTGATGCCTTCTGAGCTGGACTGCGACATCGTGCGACTGGCGTGTGAGCGCGTCTCCACACGCTCCGCTCACATGTGCGCAGCCGGGCTTGCCGGCATCATCAATCGCATGCGGGACAGCCGCTGCCAGGATCTGCTGGAGATAACCGTGGGCATCGACGGCTCCGTCTACAAACTGCACCCGAGGTGAGTAAGGCAGCAGAAAGCCACATGTCGCTGGTTTTTCATGGAGGATTGTTTGTAGCCAGACGTCATGCATGTTGGTGACGGCATCAGTAATATTGTCCTTTAAGCTCCCCCAAATGTTCTCTCTGAAATTCCCTCCCCAGTTTTCAGGAGAAGTTTCATGCAGTTGTCCAGGAACTGACACCTGGGTGCGACATCACCTTCATCCAATCAGAAGAAGGGAGCGGACGAGGGGCGGCGCTAATCTCTGCGGTGGCTTCCAAGATGGCAGCCACGTGATGCGCTGCTAGAAGGGTGCCGTTCAGCCTCCTGCCACTTGGGGGTGCAAGAGGACAATGATTTTACTGACTATGAAATGGATTGTGCCTCACTATTCTCCAGCGGGGTCATTACTGTGCGGGAGGATTTAGGTTGTCATGGGAAGGAATTCTCCTTGCTGAGCCTCAGTTTATATAAGAAGATACAGAGGAGGATCCTAAAAAGTGATGTTTTTCAGGCACAGAATCTTGCTACTATGTCCTTCTATGTAGCTCCAGACACAATCCATGTTAATACAGCAGAACACTGTTATTTATTGTTAATTTAATTTCTTGAATGTTTTCTACATGTTTATCTGTGTATCTGCTAAAGTTGTCAGTTCTACTAATGCTTGTTAACTCTGCTTTTGCAGGAAAAGCCGGCAAGATATTGTATAGTCCTGCATTTGAAGTGTAAGCCTTCTGTGTTAGATAGATTATGTAATCTTACTGGAATTCAGTAACTACaatttgtttatcaaacaggATATGGTATTTCAGCAATCTGAATCCACAAAAATGGTTgttatattttgtaatatatgGTCTAtgatctgcgatgggctggccccccgtcctgggttgttccctgcctcgtacccattgcttccgggataggctccggaccccccgcgacccagtaggataagcggtttggaaaatggatggatggatggtctatGATCTTGAAGTATTGTAGGAGCAGCATTTGAGAATGATGTTTTGTAAATACGTTTGTGAAACTGGATTAAATATTGACAATAAACACATCCTggttcagaattcttcatttACATCCTTTCCCAAGACTCACTACTCAGTTTGGTTGCCTATGAGTTTCCCTCATGTTTTTGTCCCTCTCCTCCATTTTGTTAAACCCGTCTGCACCCCCTCAGTCCCCATTTCCCCCCACCCTTCAGGTACCTTTCTTTGCAGGGcaatgggggatgggggggggctccttcAAATCAACCTTCCATTTACTCACAGCTGAGCTGGTTCTTTGGAAACAATCTATCAGTGTGGACTGTTAATTTGCTCCATTCCAGTGTCACTAcagtgaaacatttttttttcagtcattTCATGTATCCAATAAACTGTATATAATAAGCAAATAATTAACCCAAGAGATTGCATTTCAATAACAAGAATCAGTCTGTGCATTAAACATATAAATCACACATCTTTTTAACTGTTATTTTAGATTCCAGAAAATGTGACTATAGCTGGGTGGAGTGGTTTGATTCCGCCACccaataaaaacacaccagctgacagaCCCAAAATGTAAAATCTCTCTCAGTACTTTAATGAGCATTTCAGAAAACCACCAATAAAAAAAGCATCTTTGCAGTCATCTCATTTCTCCACACTGCTCCGGTGTAAAAATGACATAAGTGAGATACCACACTTAACCACTGTAATTTTTTGCTCCCACTCTGTCTGGCTTTGGAAAAGCATCAGATAAGAAGGCAGGGTGATCGTGAAGCAAAGAAGAAACTTCTGTTTCGGATTTGTGACAAGCTGTAATGTTTCCGTTCAGGTTAGTCGCCTGTAATCAGTTTTACTGgtttgtacatatttttgttttttaggtACATTCATGGTTTGGGCCTCAAAAAAACCTTTTCGTATTTACATCCTGGAGAGGATGAGCTATCGTCCATCCTCTGAAGCTGCACTGAACAGGCAGACACTTCTCTGCCCAGCAGACTGTGTGTCCTGTGGCTGGGGGGCTTTCGAAGAGGGGGGGCTCCTCTACATGTGTGGATGAAAACAGCCAAGGGGAGAAGCATTATGGATGTTTCTATATTCCCAGTTGGATATTCAGCTAAGTTTATTtcacacacattatatatatagtatattatcatattaattaaatccTCCTTCTGTTTTCCAGGAATGTCCCCTGACCCAGTAACTGTTAAGAGTGTAGGGCTAATGACTGTTCAGGTGTGGGTCTGAGGGGCTGAATCTTTATTTCTTAAGTATTTAGGATATTGTGTCATTGGATTGGTTTTTTTGGGGGTGTTTTTAGACATTTTTGATTCATAGGGGGTCCCAGGTAACCCCGCTGTGACTGTGGCCACTTTCAGTAATCGTCTATGATGTACTCAAAGTTATAATCCTGCGTCGGCCATGTGTCCTGCAGCTGTTCGCTAAGGGCGGTGACGGACGGGTAGGTGGTGTCGGTCTGGAGTTCGAAAGTGGTGGTGGGAGGCAGGGTGGTGGTAGGGGGCGCGGTGGTTGTTGGgggctgggtggtgggggggagagtGGTGGACATGTTTGCCCTTAACCTCTGCTGCCGCAACTTCTGCAGCTGGAGCAACCTCAAACGCCTCAGCTGGGGGTTCCCAACACCGCCCCCAACGCCTCTCCCAACACCACCCCCAACGCCTCTCCCAACACCGCCCCCAACGCCTCTCCCCACACCGCCCCCAACGCCTCTCCCAACACCGCCCCCAACGCCTCTCCCCACACCGCCCCCAACGCCTCTCCCAACACCGCCCCCAACGCCTCTCCCAACACCGCCTGTAACACCTCTCCCCACACCACTCACAACGCCTCTCCCAATGCCATTCCCAACTCCTCTCTCAACACCATTCCCAATGCCTCTCCTGACATCGCCCTCAACGCTGCCCCCAACTCCTCTGCCGACGCCTGATGTAGCGGCCGGCTTGCCGGCTCCCTGAAGCACGCGAACGGGCCGGTTCCGGTTGATTGCCATGATCTCCCGGATGCGATCCCAGTTGGATTTTCTCAGCGTGAAGGTGCATGTGGTGGCGCCCTGCTCGTAGCCCACCAGGCAGAGCCGCGACTGGGGAGTGTACCCCTCCGCCCGGGCGGTCACCCGGTACTCGCCGGGATTCAGCAGCCTCCAGTAGTCTCCCGTTGCCGCTGTTTGTATGAAAAATCATTAAAATCCAAATTACAGCAAATGACGAAATAAAAtggcaaaataaatatattctgGGTCACAAATTCTTACAATGAGTCAAGAAAATTAATCTATGGATGATTATCCTGCAGACACCTGTAACGCGAAAAGTGGCACAGGTGAGAAAGAAGTGGTTTGATCTGAAAATGACCACAAAACATCCCTGACATCAGTGGTGGGCGGGGTTCCGCTGATCCGCTAACCGCTAATTAGCGAAGCTAACTTCCCCGTTGGATGCACGGATGGATCTGCTTAAATATATCACACTGTTCCATTTACGCAGCAAAAGATGCAAGGATGTTATTCAATCTGATGAACTATCATCATCGAAGGTTCTTCGAGTTCACCAGGCCCCCACTGTACACAGGCACATTTCTACACACAGGAAGAAACTGATTAATACTATGCCATGCGTAAAAATGTGTGATGCACGGTTTATGCACAAAACTGTTTGTACGCACGGTTGATAAATGAGAACCCGGGAATCCAACCTTGGATCAATGCCGATAAGCTACAAACAAAACGGACGCTCACGTCACCTGCTTTGACGTCATGTTTGATCCCCTCCACGGATATGGTAGCGTTGGCGATGGGGTCACCATCCATGTCCCTCACCAGGCCCTTGATGCCACGGTGCACCTGGGAACACATGGAGGTGTTTATCTCCTTAGAGCACATCATTTCTATATAGTAAATATACTGATGGCTGCACAACACTGAATAATCATCGGCCAGTAAACATCTCAAACATCTGGTTCCTTTAAACTGTGCATTTACAGAACATAATTCTTCAAAGACAAATAGCTCTTCTGTCATAGAGCTGCATAGCTTTTGGGAAATCCTTGTAACAGCAGCGATTTACGTCAGATTTTATCAGACCCAGTCAGCAATAAAAAGCAGCCAGCCCTGCAGGGATTAGCCCAGCGCCATCACTGCAGCCTTCCTAACTTGTTCGATGAAGACCAGCAGAGCCTCGCGGTTGTTCTCCCACTCGTGGGCCAGCTCGCTCTCATGGGGGAATTTGTCGCAGCCCACGAAGACAGACAGCTCAAGGCAGTTGGTGTGCAGGTAACTGAAGTCATTCATGCCTGAGAGATGAAAGGGATTGTTTTAGCCAAGTGCTGTGTGGTGTAGCCCTGGACAGACCTAAAGGAACCTCCATTAGGGGGGTTAACTTACTGTGTTTACTGTGCAGCTACGAGCTAAAGTGTCAAAGGGTCACACAGTGCGGGCAAAGACGCTCCTCACTTAATGACCTACCTGGTTAACGACCCCCTGGACTTACGATCAACGCTCTCTGACCGCTCAGCATTGTACGCTGTCCGAGAACTTTGGTCGTGGGAAGGATAGCGCGGCATCTCAGCTTCAAGCTTCTTATCTCGCATCACCCTTTCTCAGTCTCAGTCTCAtctcagtctcagtctcagtctcagtctcATTCCCACAGTCACTCAGTATTCATTACACTAACATTTGCGATCTCCAAGACTACATATTTCTTCTATAAATTTGCACTTTATtgtgtatttataaatatactaaaaatgttataaatgctGCAAATGTGACACTAGAATAACATCTAAAGATGGTTGATACAAACCCACTACCAGTACAGTATGCTGACCTATCGACCAATTCACTTAACAGCATAGTCGTAGGAACGGACCTCAGGTGTTAAATTGTGTCTGTAAGAATGGCACTACAGGAAGTTCAAGTGAGGCAAAGATTGTAAATGTATTGTATTGAATTGTAGTGCACTGGAGACCCCAAACATACTTTATGAAGGCTAATGCCTGTGTTATGTTGTGGTCTAGTCTAGGAATCTGTATTTTCCCAGAACATGTGGCCCATCCATGACCactcatccagtacagggtctccGTAATACTGGAGAACATCCAAGGAAACGTGGCACAGGGCATAGGACAGTCTACATGGGAGTCCATGTAGGACAGTCTACATGGGAGTCCATGTAGGACAGTCTACATGGGAGTCCATGTAGGACAGTCTACATGGGAGTCCATGTAGGACAGTCTACATGGGAGTCCATGTAGGACAGTCTACATGGGAGTCCAGTAATTTGCACACTTTGGGCAACAGCAAATCTACCCACACAGACCCTAACATATACACTCTACACATACAGCACCTAGACTGGGAACAACATCCAACCTTGGGGTATGAGACCACAGTGCCGCCTGGACGCTGTAGCATGATACCGTATGTATAAAATGATACGCTGAATGCTTCAGGTAATTAATGTAGTGAAGGGTTCTAGGTTCACACATTTGGTTTGCAGCTGCTTTCACCGTGTCAAGGTTGCAAAGGTCTTGTCGATTTTGCTAATTTCTCATACTTACTGCCCACGACGGGCTTCCAGGTGGCACGGTTGATGATACCCTGGCCAGTAGTGAAATCATCAGTGTGACAGGAGCCGCGGTAGGTCTCCATCATGGTGAGGTGGCTGGAGGCGTAGGACGTGGCCAACCACCTGAACATAGCGTCGTCTGGGGTCTCCCTCAGCCCCTCCTCTCGCTGCCACTGTGCCTGCCCCCAGGCTTCCTCATTGATCTCCTCCTCTGCCTCCTGGCCCCCCCTGACCCTCCCATCATGGCTCCTCGTTGTCATCTTGGGAGGGCGCTGCATGTCGAAGGGGTAGGTTATAAGCTTCTCTCCTCCTTGAATGTTGGCCCCCAGTACAAATGGGTGCTTCTCCATCCAGGCGATGATGGCTCGCGTTTCCACGGCAACCTGAGAAGCACACAAGTTGCGCGCACACAACACACGTTGAGATCTGCGATCAAAATGAAGAGCATTTCAAAAATCACTGTAGGTCTATAACTGCAGCTTCTGAAACGATTGGTTAAGAACCATTTAGGCCCATGTTGTCAGCCCAGATCAGGGCAATAAACTCTTTGATTCCCATTTGCTCCCCTGTTCCATACCCATACCCACCGAGCCATTGTCTGATTGGTAGTTTTCTGGGATAGGGATGTGGTGATTGGGCACATAGCGGGGGACCCAGCCCCTGTCTTCCGCCCCCCACAGGATGCTGTTCAGGTCCGGGAAGTTCACAAATATGTCGTAGCCCTCTTCTGTCCAGTGCCCCAAAGCCCAGTTGCCCATCTCAGAGCCCTGGACCACAGAAACGACGAAGAGGGTCTTACTTAGCTGACACGCTACAGCAAAAACTGAGCTGAGAATGACAGTGAGGATGAATGCGCAGAGAGCCGCTTCCTGACCATCTCATAGGCCAGCTCATAGGCGTCAGGGTTGAGCGAGGGCACTAGGTGGATGCGCACTCCGTCCACCAGGCGGCGCACTCGAGGGTTGTCGTCGTTGTACTCCCTGCACAGAAACTGcatgagcagcagcagcagctcccGGCCCAGCACTTCGTTCCCATGGAGACCAGCCGTGTACCGGAACTCAGGTTCACCTGCCAGAGAGCAATCAGCCTCACTTCAGCACAGCTTAGGGTCTACATCCACACCTGTCTCACTCAGGATAACAGACATGGCATGTAGCTAGTGATTATGTGGAATGGAGACAGCTACTCAGGTGACAGCTATGTCGATGTTGTTCTGTAAAGCGAGGTGACCTCCACAGGAATCCAGGGAGATCTGCGCAGATGAAGTGTGTGGGATTCGCAGCTGC contains these protein-coding regions:
- the gck gene encoding hexokinase-4 isoform X2, with product MPCARSCRPQRMRLARRRSSLVERVLMVDQILSEFNLEKVDLEEVMCRLQREMERGLRLETHQEASVKMLPTYVRSTPEGSEVGDFLALDLGGTNFRVMLVKVGEDEETGWKLETKQQMYSIPEDAMTGTAEMLFDYIAERISDFLAKHQLKHKKLPLGFTFSFPVRHEDIDKGILLNWTKGFKASGAEGNNVVGLLRDAIKRRGDFEMDVVAMVNDTVATMISCYYENRNCEVGMIVGTGCNACYMEEMNMVELVEGDEGRMCVNTEWGAFGDNGELEEFRLEYDRKADEMSLNPGQQLFEKIISGKYMGELVRLVLLKLVNEDLLFHGEASEQLRTKGSFETRFVSQIESDCGDRKQIYNVLTTLGLMPSELDCDIVRLACERVSTRSAHMCAAGLAGIINRMRDSRCQDLLEITVGIDGSVYKLHPSSPKCSL
- the gck gene encoding hexokinase-4 isoform X1, coding for MPCARSCRPQRMRLARRRSSLVERVLMVDQILSEFNLEKVDLEEVMCRLQREMERGLRLETHQEASVKMLPTYVRSTPEGSEVGDFLALDLGGTNFRVMLVKVGEDEETGWKLETKQQMYSIPEDAMTGTAEMLFDYIAERISDFLAKHQLKHKKLPLGFTFSFPVRHEDIDKGILLNWTKGFKASGAEGNNVVGLLRDAIKRRGDFEMDVVAMVNDTVATMISCYYENRNCEVGMIVGTGCNACYMEEMNMVELVEGDEGRMCVNTEWGAFGDNGELEEFRLEYDRKADEMSLNPGQQLFEKIISGKYMGELVRLVLLKLVNEDLLFHGEASEQLRTKGSFETRFVSQIESDCGDRKQIYNVLTTLGLMPSELDCDIVRLACERVSTRSAHMCAAGLAGIINRMRDSRCQDLLEITVGIDGSVYKLHPSFQEKFHAVVQELTPGCDITFIQSEEGSGRGAALISAVASKMAAT